GGATCGGAGTCGCTCACATTCAAGAGAGGAACGGCGACCGATGCGTATCTCATCCTGCTTCTTTGCGGTCCACGGGGTATTGAAACGCTTTCTTTCTTCCGCTCGAATAATCATCAGTGCATCTATGACGATGTGGGAACCTATTCCATCAGCCTCAAAGAATCGACTGACTCGACGACTGTTCGTATTGACGGCAACCTCGGTCCGACAAGCGGGGATTGTCCAGGCCCGAAAAATTAGGAGCATGCGGGTAACGGGGCTCGGGAAGGTTTCACCGACATACTCACAACACAGCATCTCTGAAATGGCCGATAAAAACCGATTGACATTTCTTCCACACCTTTAGACCATGAGTCCATGATCCACCTGCAATCCATACGAATATGATGCCCTTCCGGCGCGTATTCTCGTATTGGGATGTAGCTCAGGTGGTGAGAGCGGCGACCTTATAAGCCGCGTCTGTCGCGGGTTCGAATCCCGTCATCCCGACTGAAGCCGCTCAGGAATCATTCAACATGCTACGAATCCAGCCAGTCCGAATCGGCATCCATATCCACGGCCAGCTCATGTTTCTGGGAAATGCGGTAATGGCCCGCTGTATGTATGCCCTCGGGAATTCAGGCATTAGCGCAGCAACGGGCACAGGCTCTGGCAAATGAAACGCTATCTTTACACCATCAGCCTGTTCGTTCTCGTCAATTGTGTTCCTTCCCTCAACGAAAAGGAGCGGATTCAACTCTATGAAGCCGGCATTCATCTCATGCACAACCATCCCCAAAGTAAGCTCCGTTACGCGACAGGCCTGCCACCGGAGATTAAAGATTTAGGCCCGAGTCGCGTTTACTTGAGAGACGAAGGGCTCTATATCGTAACATTCTCGTTCTTCGTAGAAGAGCATGGATTCTTCATTCCCCGAGCGAAAAACAACGAGAACAACCTATCTGAGCACGGCGATCCATCATACAAGCATATCGGCAATGGCGTCTACAGATTCCGTATTAAGGGCTGAATGCAATGACCTACAACTCTCAACGAAATGCCGCCCTTGATCCAGACCGACCGATTGAACAACGAGCATCACATCTGCGCTCCTGCGCCCTGCTTGTGGGCCGACAGAGGTCAGCTCAAAGATCAACGATCATAGCAACCATGAAGAACGACTTGAGCGTCAGTATAGAACACGATCTTGCTTCTGAAGATATCATGCGCTGCGTTCAATATCTTGATCGCTTGAAAGAGGAGTTAAATCGCCGATGAAAGTCACGTATATCTTCATTAATAGTGTATTGACTGCCTTGATATTCTTCTCTGACCCGGCATTTGCCGATCCCGCCTACATCACAGGCAGCTCGGTCAATATTCGCAAGGCGCCCGATATCAAGGCGCCAGTGGTCAAGGTCGTTCCATTCTTGCAACCGGTAACCATTATTGAAGAGGGACCGTTTGTGGAAGTCTCTGGAATAGGACGAAACCTCTGGTATCGAATCGAAACCGGCGGCAGGACGGGATGGGTATTCGGTAGCTTTGTTACGAAGAACTATTGCCTGAATTCAAGCGGACAGGTGCTTGTTTATGCTCAGGCATACGATGTTTATGGTGCCACTTCATTATTTCGAATTGGCTTCATGCGTGACGAAGGGCCTTTAAAGTATCAGATAGAAGCCTCGTCCGTTTCCCTGTCTCCATCGTGCACATATCTTGCTACGGATTCCGGTTCAGATATCATCGGCTTGATTGCCTTTTATAAGGCAGCCAAACCCGACTCCCGACCAATATTCCAGGCAACGCACGATCGCGGGGAACTGGTATGGGAAGGAGAATGCTTAACTTTCCATGACATCCAGTATATCGGAAACGGCTGCACGCTCTGGAAGGAAAAGCAATTCTGCAATGGGTCGGTTGCCGAAACAGGCCGGACCGGTCGATCAATATTCCACGAAACGGCATCGACCCCTGACCGGCGCTGCAACCAATGAACCCGGAACCCTCGTATACGACAAGTTTATGATAGAGAACGATTCCTTCGTTCTGAAAGCATTCCAATCGGTCAAGCGAAGGCAATGAAGGAATACTCTGCATGAGGCAAAGCGACTGGCAAACCATGATCAAGGATGCCGGGACGTTCGATGAAAAACTTCGGATCGTCTGCGAGGCCCTTAATGAATATCCGGATGACTATGACTTGCTCATCATGAAAGGCGATTTTATCCAGCTTGCCGATGATAGCGAATACGATCTCGAAGAAGCAAAACGGCAGTATGAACAGGCGTTGAGCATCGATCCCGCCCGACCGGAAGCCTGCGCGTCCCTCGGTTATTTCCACTATGCCATCCTTGATGACGATGAGGAGCAGAGCTATGGTTTCGCAAGTCCTTGAACATACGACCAACAGCCGAAGCCGTCATCGGCGTAGCGAAAATATTGCTCGACAGAGGTAAACGAGCGGAGGCAGTAGATTACCTCAATTACATGAATAGATCGATCCATGACAGGACCATTCTCTCCTTCATCGAAACTCTTGAGACAACGGATTCGCTCGGCCATGATTAATGAGGAAGCTCTTACCTGCTTCATCCCATGCTTGCACAAAATAGAAAAGATACTCTGACGCTCTCTTTTGCTGTAACCTTCAGCATCATAGCGTCTCTCTTTCTCTATGCGGTCATTCTGCCGAACTATTCTTTCGGCAGAGCCTGCTCCCTTTTTGATGGAGTGGCTTTGCCTGATCGTTCAGGTTATATACTCTATCACAGCGGTTTACTTCTGTACTCGATAATACTGCTCGGTCTTTTTTTCGTCATCTTTCCACATCGCGCGGACCGGAGTTCGCTGTTCCGTCTGATCCTCTGCGCTCTTCTCATTTATCCGCCCTGGTGGATTCTCATTGATTCGCCCCTTATTTTGAGCTTTATGGCTGCTTTGCTGCTTTCTCCTCCGGAGCCCGCAGCGTTTTCAGCTATTGCTATTGGTCTATCTCTACTCGTCATCGTCCCCGTAACTCTGCTATTCCTGCTTACGGCGATCTTGCTTCGCTTTATACTCAACCTGCACACAACGCGCATCCGCCTTTTTCTGTTCCATGCGACCGCCGTGGCCACAGGCATTGTCTTCGGCTACTTCGCCCTTGCTGAATTTCTGAAGCCTTTCTTTCCGCCCCTCTACGAATAATCCTCCTCCCCCTTTTTTTGAGATGCCGGATCAGCCCTTCATTCCTTCATTCTAATTCTATTTATGGATGCCAATTTCTGGTTACAGCGCTGGGATGAGAACAACATCGGCTTTCACGGAAACGAGGCCAATGCCCTTCTCGTAGAACACCTTCCCTCGCTCGGTCTGACTGCGAACAGTCGCGTTTTTCTTCCGCTTTGCGGCAAGACTCTTGATATCGCCTATCTGCTCTCGCGCGGCTATCGCGTCGTCGGAGCGGAACTGAGCGAGAAGGCCATCGAACAGCTTTTCGACGATCTGGGAGCCCGACCCGAAATCGTCGATATCGGCGGCCTCAAACACTACCGTGCAGATAACCTCGATATCTTTGTCGGCGACATCTTTCATGTTTCGCGATTCCTGCTCGGTACCGTCGATGCGATCTATGATCGAGCCGCTCTTGTCGCCCTTCCGCCGGCCATGCGCAAAGAATACAGCAAACATCTCATGCATCTGACCGAGACGTCGCCGCAGCTGCTCATCACCTATGAATACGATCAGACGGTCGTGCCGGGCCCGCCTTTCTCGGTGAGCAAGGATGAGGTGCACGAACACTATGATGCGGCCTATACCGTGAAACATCTTGCACGCATCGAAGCGCCATTGCGCGGCAGCGTACCGGCCGAGGAGAACGTATGGTTGCTGCAACAGCGATAAAACCCGGCTCGCAGGCCAGTACCAGAATGCCGCGCATCCTGCTTTCCGTAGATTCCCTGGCCGCCCTGTCCGTCGGACTGATAACGCTTCTTATAACGCCGTTTCTTGCAGATCTGTACGGCTGGACCGAGGGCTTTACCCGCTTCATGGCCGCGGTAAATATCGCCTATGGTTCCTTCTCGGGTGTGCAGGCCTGGCTCTTTTTGCGGCATGGGCGACTGTTCCGGCCGGCTGTGCTTCTGCTTGTCATCGCAAACGCCGCCTGGATCGGTCACTGCCTCGCGCAGATCTGGTACCTCTATGATACGGCGACCTTTTTCGGGCTTGCCCAGCTCGGACTCGAAGCGATCTTCGTCGGCGGTCTGGCCGCCCTTGAAGCGCTCTATGTGCTGCCGTTAACCGATGATCGCTCTTAACGTTAAGAAACAGTAGACTAACGTTCTTCCAGAAGCTCCGGAAGAGAGTCCCACATCTGTGCGAGCACGATCAGATCAGGGAGAAACGCCTTTAGCTGGCGCCCCGTGATTGAGTGGCACTTATGGCCTCCTCCGCGCGAGGGGCTCGCCGAGATCTGTTCGCCGGAGAGGTACATCGTCCCCATAGTCCACCGCCATTTTTTCGCCAGCTCATCAAAAAGACGCAACGAAGGGCCGGCATGCCGCAGGGCCTCCGCCACACTTCTGGATGCAACAGGATTGCTATCACAACGAGTGAGAACGCTATGACTTCCGTTACCATTTTCTTACTTTGATCTTCCTATTGCCTCATTCATATCGGCGTTTTCCCCCCAGGCTGATATCTGACAATTCTCGTTGACCCGGCCCGCTTCTTCCGTCTATGCTCTTCCAATGAGCGGTCCGATACGCATTTACTCCAATACCGAGACAGAACTAAAGCATTTTTATCGGGTATTTCTGGTTCTCTCTTTATTGCTTCTCTCTGCTGCGATCGCCATCTGGATTCTCCTGGTCAGGGACCAACTGACCGGTGAACCTGCGCTGAACCGGTGAACCTGCGCTGAACCGGTGGCCCTTTGTGCTGTACATACTCCTGCTGGCCCTGGCTCTGCTCTGTTCCGCCTTTACGATCATGGCGCGCACCGGAGCAAGGTGGAATCACGTCTCTCATTTTCTGGTTACGCTTCCCATCGCTGGAATGATGTTCCCTGTAGTGGGAACGATACTGTGCGGATACTGTTTGAAAAAGATCGCCGGCCCCGAGCTGCCCGAACTCATGTTTTCTCGTAAGCCCTTCAGACGCCGCTACAGAGGACCGGATATGCATCCGAGAGTTTATACGAAGGTTCCCTTTCGCAAAAGCAACATACCCGGAATAGCGAGCCTATCTTTTATCATAGCCACCCATGTCTTCTACCTGAGCATGAGCCTTTTCTATGCTATCACGGACTGAGCGCCGCGAGATCACGGTCCGGATGCTGCCCTCATAGCCCTACCATACCGCCCTTAAAAAGGCCCTTGCTCCGTCAGCAGCCCGCGGATCATAAGCATCAGCTCGGGGATCTGCGACAGCTCCCCCGTAAGAATCACCTTTAACGCACGGCGTCCTTCATAATAAACGCATTCGACGCGACCGCCTGATGTGGCGCCGCTGTTCATGACGGCCATTGCCGAGCTGACAGGCGAGCTGCTGCTCGAATCGGTGGGGGATTTTCTTGATCTGCTTGCGAACGCTCCGAGCTCAAGCATCGTCATTAAAAAAACGTCAATCCACGAATCCTTCTTCGATCTGCGCACGCAGTTTGCCGGCGAGATCATGCAGAAGGTGACGAACTACGGCGTGCGTCTGGGCATCGTCGGCGATTTCTCGATCTATTCGAGCAAAAACCTCGCCGACTTTATGCGCGAGAGCAACCGATCCAACCGCGTCGTTTTCGTCGATACGGTGGACGAGGCCCTGCGTCGCCTCGACGGTTAACGATCTTCGAGTTCGGCCAGACGGGCAAGCTGCCGCCTGTTCCATTCATCCGTGCTTTTCTCGGTGTCAAACCATGCATCAAGAATCTCACGGGCGCGGACCGGCGTGATCAGCCGGGTGCTTAACGCAAGTACGTTCGCATGATTCCAGATTCGGGCCCCTTTTGCCGTTTCCGGATCGATGCAGAGGGCGGCACGAATGCCGCGCAGCTTGTTGGCGGCGATGCTTGCGCCGGTGCCGGTATAGCAGAGAACGATGGCCTCGTCGGCCTCGCCGCTTTGCACCTGTCTGGCCGCCTCAGCCGTGACGGCCGGCCAGTCGGCTGCCGTGTCGCCTTTACGAGGCCCGTGGTAAAACACGACATGCCCTCGCTTCTGACATTCGAGCTGCAATACGTCGACGAGCTCGCAGTATTCGTCGCTTGATATGGCTATTTTCATTTCGCGCCTCCCGCTCCTCCTGCCGGCTCTTCCGGAATAAGAACCCGTCCCGAACGGGTTCCGCAACACAAGAAGCGTTGCCCGCATGCTCTATTTCGATCGACAACCCGATTGACCGCTTCGTTGCATCCGGTTCTCTGGGTCTGTGCCGATCCTCTTTTTTTTCCTGACCGCCCTTCTTCATACGATGGTGCTGCTTCTTCCACTCTTTTTTGATTTCATGATTATTCCGGGCTATGCAGGACTATTTTTTCTGATCTCCCTCCCTCTGTCGATGCTTGCTCCGCGCGTCGGCGGCCTGAAGCGATGGCATTTTCTCGCCTTTCTGCCCGTGCTTTTTCTTATTGAGCGGCTTGTTCTGATGTTGCTTGAACGTCTTCCAGGCCTCATCCCCGCCACCGTCTTGCAAACGCAGGAATTCGTGAACGGGATCGCTCCAACGGGCATTATCAGCAGCCTTGGAGTCTATTTCTTTGCGAGCATGATCGCGATGATCTCACTTCTCTTACAGGAGAAGAGATCGATTCTCTATATCCATCGCATCGTCGATACTGAGGATGAATGGAACAGGGTATTCGCCTGGCTTCGCGACAACGATGCTGCCGGCGACATGAGCGAATTCCGCTGGCGCCTGATGCAGAATCGATGCTTTGCCTTTGTCGCCGTCGTCGCCGACCGCATTCTTGCAAGCGTCCTTCTTACGCCTGGAAAGCCGGGCGTGGTTTTCATTTCGGATTTCGTCTTTCGCGAGAACGAGATCGGGCTCGAATTACTTTCGGGCCTTCTCGGTCGCCCCGAACTGCGTAAGGTGAAGCAGATTCATTTTATCAGTCGTCTGCCCGACGATACGCCGCAGAATTCCGAGGCCATGCCCGAAACCTGGCTACGCCAGCTTTATTCCGAGGATTGTTTTCAGGTCGTTCCCGCTGATGCGATGGGCGAGCTTCGCGAATTCTCGCCCGACGGCTCGGCGCTGCGTCCGTTTGCGCTCGCACGTCCACTTTTTACGTTTCTGCCCGAGGCGGCCCTTGAAGCAGAGGCAAAAAACACTTGAAAATCGCCGAAAAATCAGAAAGCTGTACATCATATCTATGAAACGTTTTATGAAAAAGATCCTCATTCCCATCGACGGCTCTGAAAGCTCGAAAAAGGGATTGGAGATGGGTTTATCGATCGCTGAATCCGCAGGAGCCAGCGTTACCGTTCTCGAAGTCATCGAGGAGTTTGGTCCGCTTCCTGGCTACTATGAGGCTCCTCCGGCAAACGTCAATCGAGTGAAGTGGGTATCAGAGCAGCGATTCGAGAAGGTTCACGACCCGCTCGATAAAACCAAGGTTAAATGGGATCGCCGCGTCGAAGAAGGCTATGCCGCCGAAACCATCGTGCGTATCGCCGAAGAAGGAAAATACGACCTCATCGTTATCGGCAGCCGTGGTATGAACTTTTTAGGCCGTTTCCTGCTTGGTTCCGTGTCGGATCGCGTCGTGCATCACGCTCCGTGCAGCGTTCTCGTAGTCCGCTGAGCTTTAGCCGCTCCGACTATTGCTATTGTTCTATCGTAATTTCAAGAAACACAAGAGGAGAATTTCATGATCAAGGTTGGCATCAACGGCTTCGGCCGCATCGGTCGGATGGTATTTCGCGCCGTTGTCGAGCAGAATCGCAACGTAGAGATCGTCGGTATTAACGACCTTCTCGACGCCGAGTACATGGCATACATGCTTCGCTATGACTCCACACACGGCCGTTTCACCGGCGACGTTAAAGTAGAAGGCGGACAGCTGATCGTAAACGGCAAGAAGATTCGCGTTACCGCCGAATCCGATCCCGCAAATCTGAAATGGAACGAGATCGGCGCCGAGTATGTTATCGAGTCGACAGGCCTTTTTACGACGCTTGAGAAGACGCAGGCCCATCTGAAGGCCGGTGCGAAAAAGGTCGTTATCTCGGCTCCGTCGGCCGACGCTCCGATGTTCGTCATGGGCGTAAACCATTCATCTTACAAAAACGACATGGACATCGTCTCGAATGCAAGCTGCACGACGAACTGTCTGGCTCCGATCACGAAGGTGATCAACGATCGCTGGGGCGTTGAAGAAGGCCTCATGACGACCGTGCATGCCGTAACGGCGACGCAGAAGACGGTCGACGGCCCTTCGAAGAAGGACTGGAGAGGCGGTCGCGGCGCCTATCAGAACATTATCCCCTCCTCCACCGGAGCGGCAAAGGCCGTCGGCAAGGTCATTCCCGAGCTTGCAGGCAAGCTTACCGGCATGTCTTTTCGCGTACCGACGTCTAACGTTTCGGTCGTCGACCTTACCGTGCGCCTGAAAAAGCCGGCGAAGTACGAAGACATCTGCAAGGCCATGAAAGAGGAGTCTGAGGGAGCGATGAAAGGCGTTCTCGGTTATACCGATGAAGAGGTCGTATCAAACGACTTCCTGCACGACGCCCGCACCTCGATCTTTGATGCGAAGGCCGGCATCCAGCTTTCTGACACCTTCGTTAAGGTTGTGAGCTGGTATGATAACGAATGGGGCTATTCCTGTAAGGTCGTCGATCTCGTCGAGTATATGAATACGAAGAAATAATCTGACAGGACAACACATCTACGAAGGCGGGCGCAATCCCGCCTTTTTTGCGCCATAACCGACTAAACCGTATTAACACGAGGAAACCGCATGGATTATTCAAAGATCAAAAATATCGATCAGATCGACGTAAATGGTAAACGCGTACTGATCCGAGTCGACTTCAACGTGCCCGTAAAGGGCGGAGTCGTCACCAACGACCTGCGCATCCGTGCCGCTCTGCCGACGATTGAATCGCTCTTGAAGCGAGGCGGACGTCTGATTCTCGTCTCGCATCTCGGCCGTCCTAAAGGCAAGGTCGACGCACAGTACAGCATGAAGCCCGTACAGGAGGCCCTTGCGAAGCTTGTTTCTGTTCCCGTGCATTTCTGCGAAACGATCGAATCGCTGAAAGGGGCGTCAGAATCGCTGAAACCAGGCGAGATCCTGCTTTTCGAGAACATCCGTTTTTATGCAGGCGAAGAGAAAAACGATCCCGATCTTTCGGCGAAGCTTGCTGAAGCGGGCGACGTCTATGTTAACGACGCCTTCGGTACGGCGCACAGAGCACATGCCTCCACCGAGGGGGTGGCCAGGCTTCTCCGTCCGGCCGTATGCGGCTACCTCATGAAGAAAGAGCTCGATTTTCTCGGCAAGGCCGTGAGCCATCCCGAGAAGCCCTATGTGGCCATCATCGGCGGAGCGAAGATCTCGGGTAAGATCGACGTGATTGAGAACCTGGCCTCAAAGGTCGACCATCTGCTGATCGGCGGCGCCATGATGTTTACGTTCAACAAGGCAAAAGGACTGCCGACGGGTAAATCGCTTGTCGAAGAGGATCGCGTCGAGATGGCGAAGGACCTGCTGGCGCGCTTCGGGCAGACGATCCTCTTGCCCACGGATTGCATGGTCTCGACGAGCTTCGATTTCGAGAAGATGACGGTCGGGCCTTTAAAATCGGTGGCCGTTGACGCTCTCGGCTCCGACGACATCGGACTTGATATCGGCCCCGACACGATTGCACGGTATCGTGATCTTCTTCTTTCGGCTCGCACGGTCGTCTGGAACGGACCGATGGGTGTGTTCGAGGTCGATAGCACGGCTAAAGGCACATTCGCTCTTGCCGATGCGTTAGCCGAAGCGACATCAAAAGGTGCGACGACGGTGATCGGCGGCGGGGATTCGGCGGCAGCCGTCGAGAAGGCCGGTCTTGCCGACCGCGTATCGCACGTATCGACGGGCGGAGGCGCTTCGCTGGAATTCCTTGAAGGCAAAGAGCTACCTGGGGTTGCGGCGCTCGATCG
This region of Leptonema illini DSM 21528 genomic DNA includes:
- a CDS encoding universal stress protein, with product MKRFMKKILIPIDGSESSKKGLEMGLSIAESAGASVTVLEVIEEFGPLPGYYEAPPANVNRVKWVSEQRFEKVHDPLDKTKVKWDRRVEEGYAAETIVRIAEEGKYDLIVIGSRGMNFLGRFLLGSVSDRVVHHAPCSVLVVR
- the gap gene encoding type I glyceraldehyde-3-phosphate dehydrogenase; protein product: MIKVGINGFGRIGRMVFRAVVEQNRNVEIVGINDLLDAEYMAYMLRYDSTHGRFTGDVKVEGGQLIVNGKKIRVTAESDPANLKWNEIGAEYVIESTGLFTTLEKTQAHLKAGAKKVVISAPSADAPMFVMGVNHSSYKNDMDIVSNASCTTNCLAPITKVINDRWGVEEGLMTTVHAVTATQKTVDGPSKKDWRGGRGAYQNIIPSSTGAAKAVGKVIPELAGKLTGMSFRVPTSNVSVVDLTVRLKKPAKYEDICKAMKEESEGAMKGVLGYTDEEVVSNDFLHDARTSIFDAKAGIQLSDTFVKVVSWYDNEWGYSCKVVDLVEYMNTKK
- a CDS encoding DUF4180 domain-containing protein, translated to MTAIAELTGELLLESVGDFLDLLANAPSSSIVIKKTSIHESFFDLRTQFAGEIMQKVTNYGVRLGIVGDFSIYSSKNLADFMRESNRSNRVVFVDTVDEALRRLDG
- a CDS encoding RpiB/LacA/LacB family sugar-phosphate isomerase; amino-acid sequence: MKIAISSDEYCELVDVLQLECQKRGHVVFYHGPRKGDTAADWPAVTAEAARQVQSGEADEAIVLCYTGTGASIAANKLRGIRAALCIDPETAKGARIWNHANVLALSTRLITPVRAREILDAWFDTEKSTDEWNRRQLARLAELEDR
- the tmpT gene encoding thiopurine S-methyltransferase, translated to MDANFWLQRWDENNIGFHGNEANALLVEHLPSLGLTANSRVFLPLCGKTLDIAYLLSRGYRVVGAELSEKAIEQLFDDLGARPEIVDIGGLKHYRADNLDIFVGDIFHVSRFLLGTVDAIYDRAALVALPPAMRKEYSKHLMHLTETSPQLLITYEYDQTVVPGPPFSVSKDEVHEHYDAAYTVKHLARIEAPLRGSVPAEENVWLLQQR
- a CDS encoding SH3 domain-containing protein, with protein sequence MKVTYIFINSVLTALIFFSDPAFADPAYITGSSVNIRKAPDIKAPVVKVVPFLQPVTIIEEGPFVEVSGIGRNLWYRIETGGRTGWVFGSFVTKNYCLNSSGQVLVYAQAYDVYGATSLFRIGFMRDEGPLKYQIEASSVSLSPSCTYLATDSGSDIIGLIAFYKAAKPDSRPIFQATHDRGELVWEGECLTFHDIQYIGNGCTLWKEKQFCNGSVAETGRTGRSIFHETASTPDRRCNQ
- a CDS encoding phosphoglycerate kinase, which gives rise to MDYSKIKNIDQIDVNGKRVLIRVDFNVPVKGGVVTNDLRIRAALPTIESLLKRGGRLILVSHLGRPKGKVDAQYSMKPVQEALAKLVSVPVHFCETIESLKGASESLKPGEILLFENIRFYAGEEKNDPDLSAKLAEAGDVYVNDAFGTAHRAHASTEGVARLLRPAVCGYLMKKELDFLGKAVSHPEKPYVAIIGGAKISGKIDVIENLASKVDHLLIGGAMMFTFNKAKGLPTGKSLVEEDRVEMAKDLLARFGQTILLPTDCMVSTSFDFEKMTVGPLKSVAVDALGSDDIGLDIGPDTIARYRDLLLSARTVVWNGPMGVFEVDSTAKGTFALADALAEATSKGATTVIGGGDSAAAVEKAGLADRVSHVSTGGGASLEFLEGKELPGVAALDRN